TGTTGCTGCAGGGACGGGATGGCCCAAACGGGGagagctctgccctggctgctgctgctggcattgGCCTTGCTGGGCAGCAGCATGGCGGAGCGGGACTGCCGAGTAAGCAGCTTCAAAGTCAAGGAGAACTTCGACAAGACCAGGGTAAATCTTCTTTCTCTCCTGGATCTGTGATGGCTTGCCTAGCTCCTCTTCCCAGGCTACAAAATCTGGCATTCATTAGCACCAGTATGTTCACATTTTCACTCAAAGTCACAGACTGCAATACTGAGAAACAGCAGAAGTGTGTGATGTTGCCCACACCTCCACAGATGTTGGATCCTGATGCATCCAAGGATACtgcagaaatactgcagaaacTGAGGTTTAGCAGACTGGTCTCAAACTGTATGGTCTAAACAAATGTTGGTTGTTTCTATGAAAAATGAATACTCTGGTGTTTTCAGACATCattgcaagaaacaaaactatttaTACATAGATCTCTCGAGATCTGCCAGTTGTTACCCTCTTCCCACCAAATTTTGTATTCTAAATGCCGGAGAATTGCAGATACAAATAAGATACCAGAAAATGTCAATTCTTTCACAAACCCTGGCTGCATTAGGACATATTGGTGGGTTTGTGCTGCTGGAACAGCTAGATTTGTTTCTTTGGTACAACTTTGAGGCATGGTGTCAAAAATCTGCGTGTCCTCCCCTCTGTCACCTGCCCTAGTTTGTAATGTCTGTTTGCAATGTTTTCCATACTTCTGGATCTAACTGGAGCCTTTCTTATTTCCTTGCAGTACAGTGGCACCTGGTATGCCATGGCAAAAAAGGATCCTGAAGGGCTGTTTCTGCAGGACAATGTGGTAGCCCAGTTCACCATAGATGAGAATGGACAAATGAGTGCCACTGCAAAGGGCAGAGTCAGACTCTTCAAGTAAGCTGTTTGCaatcttcctctttttccatttcacttcGCTTACTGGTGCTCTCATCCTACCTGCTATACCTGTGCTAGTCGCACAGTCACACCAAATCTGTGCTGTTAGGTATGAAtgtgatgttttctttctctctggctACAGTAACTGGGATGTCTGTGCTGACATGATTGGCTCTTTCACTGACACAGAGGATCCTGCCAAATTCAAGATGAAGTACTGGGGtgttgcctcttttctgcagaaaggaagtGAGTACTTAGCTATAGAAGATGCAGAACTACTTGGGAGCTTAGTTATGTGTATGTCCATGTTGCGGAAGGAAAAAGTAGTGTTGGATTTCTTAAACACTCTTAAAACATGTAATAACTATCATACAGGAAAGCCTTAATGTGAACAAGGTAATCACTATTTTTTATATGGAACAGCCGGTTGGCTTTCTTTAAACAAGTGAAGACGAGGCCTTTGTatatctttgtatttcttttgtttgttacCCAACAATATAATTGAAGGTCACTGTTTGGAAATAAAtgaaaggcagatgaagtattTTAAGTCTTGTTTTAGTTCAGAACTCAGTTACTggatgcttctgttttctctgaaaagcctAATGTCAGACTTGGTCGAGCAGGGAAGAGGATTTTGCAATTGTTATTTTGCTTGGTCTCCTGTCTGCAAATGTAGAGATTTATCTGTTTTAAGAAACAAATATGATCcagtatatatatattcatattttcctgTCATCTGTCACACTCTGTGCAAAATTAGTTTTTTGAGCCAAGTAGAGATTCAGACACTTGTAGCTCAAGACATTTCCATGGATCGTTTCCAAGAGAAGCAAGTGGAATTTGGAAGTGATTGGAGCTCCATTTTCTCCAAAAACACAGTTACAAAGAATGTTTTGGATGCCAATTGCTCTTGAATTGTTGCCGAATCTCTTTACAACATTCTGCTGAATCATGTTTTCATGGATACTTCAGATTGCTGGCTGACCCCAGACTCTACCTTTCTAAAAACTGTGGTCCCCACCCACAGGAGAGATGGGGAAGAGAACATACAGTGTTGCCTTCACCAGTGCAGACATAGTGCAAGGGAGGACCTTTTGCTCCAGGAGAAGAAGGTGTAGAGATGACACTTTTTGCTGCAAACACCTAGGTTCACTTCTGTTAGCACACAGTGTCTGTGTGACCAGGTATTTATCAGATTATCTAGCTAAATAGTTAAGAATTCTCTGAAATTTTAACTGTGTTTTAAGAAGAGGGTTTATGATAGAGCTTGTAGCAAATACACTTCTAACACACATGGCAACTGCAtgataatatttttccttaaaaatacagtttaagtaACATCCCTGGTAGGAAAATAGTTATGGTTTTGAGTAATCTGGAGCATGACTAGCATGACCAAGAGCACATTTAACttctctatatattttttaaactattttctgcCTGACtgttccccttttttctttaagaaaacttTCTTTGTACTTCATGGTAGCTACTGTAATACACggttcttttttgtgtttgttgccACATTTTATAATGATATTCAGGCATGGATTTACAAGGCATTTATTAGCACTTCTTCATGCTGCTCTTGTTCTGTGCCCATGTTAGAGGTGAAGCAGTGCTGCCAaccatttcctcttctctccatcaCTGTCTCtgataaatatgtttattttcttttttaaaaaaaaacgtcCCCCCAAAACATGGAGTTAAATACTGGACACAGGAATAAACTAAGAGCTAATCTGTTATAATTTATACCAATCTTcattgtattattttctttacagagtTATGGCAGCAATCTCTTTAGATTTACTAGATTTTACTTGTGTCTCTAACACCTTTGCTTCTCTGCTATGGTTTCTTCCAGATGATGATCACTGGGTAGTGGACACAGATTATGATACGTATGCTCTTCATTACTCCTGCCGCCAACTAAATGAAGATGGCACTTGTGCTGATAGCTATTCCTTTGTGTTCTCCCGGGACCGCAAGGGATTGCCTCCAGAGGCACAGAAAATTGTCAGACAAAGGCAGATAGACCTCTGCTTGGACAGAAAATACAGAGTTATTGTTCATAAtggtaagaatatttttttctgaagaactttaTTTCAGGGTTTAATGACTAAAGCACTGGGAGTCTCTTGCTCATTAAATAGCAAATGCATAAAGTCTTTTACTTAGTGGCTGTAATATTGTCTTTTGAAAACTGGAGCTTGTAGTAAGTTATTTTCAACTTTTACTTCCCTTATCTGAAGGAGAGCTAAGGTCTATAGCTTTTTATGCAGCATATTACATCAGCTGAAACAATAATTAGAGGAAGTTGTAAAACAATTAAATCAATGTAGTATGAGTAAACATAGTAAGGATAAACTTCATAGTTGCCATAAAGAgaaattttttctctttaatcagAACCCTTTGCCTTTCTCAACAAAATAGTTGTTGAAGGGAATagaatgtattttcaaaaacttctttgaaaaattCTTCACAAAAGGCTTTTAAGGAAAATCAGAAGTCTTGGAAAGGATGCCTCATAGCAGACCCTTTCTCACAGGTCCTCATGCCAACTGTTTCACAAACGGTTGTGGAGGAGGTACATGTCCCTCATACTGGAAGTATGACCCTATCTTGAGTCATATAGTCAGGCTGAGCTTGCAACACAGGGAAGGGTACAGATTAGCTCACTTGGGCTCGAGTATATTAGAAAAGGCCAAATTGTAATTTATGCTACTTTAATCAATGATCTGGAAGAAAATGTAATATACTGACTGGTAAAAATTACACCCAGAGTGGGGAATAGTAAAGAATGAAGAAGACAGATCAGaatatttagaacaaaaaaaaaaatagtagcgTACTTGTCCCTACCCTGCTTTGCATTCTGGAAGACACGATATCTACAGAAGACTTGACTGGTAAATCAGCTGAATGTGAACTCCTAATGGAATGCTGTGGCCAAAAGAGTTAGTGATTCTTGGATGCATAAACCAAGGATGCAAAAGATGAATGTGCAGACTCATATGAGACTGTTGTGCTTGGCGTGGGTCTGCTTGTTGTGTCATGTTTGATGATAATCATAACTGGAAAGGGTACCAAGAATGAATTAGAAGTTtcaaagaagagcagagaaaatgaTTGAAAGTTTGTAAAATGTGTCCTCTAGTGAGTACTTCAAAGACCTTGATCTTTTTTCATCAGAAAGAGGTTAAAGGCTGACCTGAGCAAAGTCTGTGCTTGCCCACACAAGCAATGGGAATTGGATAATGAAGGACTTGCAAACATaggaataataaattaaaatggatGGAACTTTAAACTGGACACATTCAGGGCAGAAATAAATAGCCATTTGTTTAACTCCAAAGGTCATTAACCTTTGGAACAGTTTACCAAGAGCTATTGTATGTTCTTCATCACTGAAATCTGTAAATAAAGATTAAAGGCTTTTCTAAATTACATGTTAGAATAAACTGGGATTGACTGAAGGaacatttgtgtattttaaagaaagtcaGAACAGATGAGCATGGTCAGCTCTTGTGGCTCCATTACCTGTTCATCTGATCTATAAACAGAGAGCAGTATATTGCCATGTTGTAAAGTAGGTATGCTGACAATAGGGTGCCTGAAAGATCTGCTAAGGGGGGTTGTGTTTAGAATACTTATTAGTGACCTGGAAAAAGTGCCTGAcaacaatggaaataaaaattttgtCTTGAATGAGAATTTGGAGACAACATAACAGTTGAGATTTAAGGCAGTCAAGATTGAGACAGcataaatgcaaatgaaattggCTTTTGTGAATGATATGTATGATTGCATAAAGGGTAGGATAGAAAAGAAACAATGTCATCATATAAATTGAAAAACAACTTTCTTGATTTGAATGCTGCGTTCACTGCTCTTCAAATGAAGTACAGCAAGAATAAAAATTTCTGaagatgagaaaacaaaataattagatTATTAGGGATGTTGTTATATTAAATCTAAGATAAAGTGCAGATATACAGCTGTTGTGCTGTGACTTTGAGAGGTGTGTGTTATGGTGGTTCCTTGCATTTCTGTCAAAGCCAGAGAAAGTACTATCCCACTGTAAAATCAGGATATTGGGCTAGTCCAAGTACTGGTCTGATTCAGCATGGTGGAATCTGTGTTTCTATTATTTCTACACTATATGAGGCTTGCAAGGCGATAAATGTATTGTCAGTCTTTGCAAGAAAGtataaaccaaaaagaaaaattcatttattCATAATTTCTGATATAACTTTTTCAAGTATCTCAGAACTTCTATATAATAGAATGCTTGTATTTTTTTACAGAATATAGAATAgtgtagtttaaaaataaaagctcagaaTGTCTTTTGAAAGTTCAGCCTTAAATATTCTTTGAGTTCCCAACCTTAATTTAAAAGTTGATCATGCTGCCTCTAGTTTGTTATATAAATATCAAATCTACTAAGTTGCACCGAGTGCTGTATTCTTTATCTGCTATCCTAATTTATACTCACATGTTAGGTGTTGACTGCAGTGTCTGATAAGACTATGTGAGTTCCATACtgtttgtaaatgaaaaatagtAGCCTGGGCCCTTAATGCTATCTGCTTTTATTGAGGATTATGCCAGAGTTTATCTTTATGAGCCCAGCACCGAAGTATAAATGAAACTTAAAGCCAGCAGTTTGCTTTCTCCCCTTACTGGGATCAGAACCTGTAATTACCACAGTGTTAGTTGATTCTAAATTCTTCAGTATCATTAAGCCAAAGTTCCTGCAAAGCAAATACATTTGAGAATGAGAGAATGATTGTGagctaaactaaaaaaaaacatttattgaaagCTTTATATCAGAAACTCTTACAAAATTCACTTAATTCCTTATGTGTGGGATTGGAAGCCTTGCTACTTCAGTTTTAATTCTGCTATTAAGAGCTACAGAATTAGCACCAAAAAAGCCAACTTCAACTGTCTGTACTGACCTGCATTCAGTTGTTAGTGTGCTAAAATTCTGACTGATGTTAATAGATGCTGCAAGAATAGGCTCTAATTGTGCATACTCTGCCTATGTcttgaagcagattttttttccagagatttttcattagctttttgaATCAATACTGTACTCAAATTAAGTTCCCCAAAAAACCCTAATAGATGTACAAAACTTACcttgatggaaaaataatctaaaatatctGTTCTTTTTATATTGGCTCTTTAAGGCAAAAGAGAAGCCTAGGAAATTATGAGGTTTTTAGTCATAACTTACATTGCATTTCTGATGGTAGCTCCTTTCCAAATATGGATCAGGCTGTGATACACTTCGTCTCTGAGAGTAATAGCTCAAGTTGCTTTCAGTTATGCAATGTGAGTGTGGATATCACAGTTGGACTACTTGTAAATACAATATGACATCATGTTAGTAGACTTGAAAGCTGAATCTGCTGTTAGCATTTACTAGAAGCAAAAATTGTGAATTAGAGAGTGGTATATTCCTTCAGCTGATTTACTCTTGCCATTAGAAGTTTTGGAAGTCAGGAGTTCCTTATTTTGTTGAAAGACATtcctaaattaataatttttaaaaggcaaataatttgAAGTTtgttaaagtaaataaataactcTTTTATCACTCATCTGTCCAGTACCTTGTTTGCCAAAGTATTAAAACGCTCAGGACAGGTGTACCAGATTGGATGAATTCCTGTTTTGTTCTCAGTTGAAAATTCTTTGGAATTATAAACTGCAGAGCAAGGTACTGGCATTATCATTACAAGTAACAGACTGCTGGACTCGAGCATTTTAAGGAAATTAGATATGTATGCATTTTAAATTTGGTGGAagtttgtatattttaattttgtctaaTGTCGTTGAAAAATGGAATTCtggtttttgtgtgtttcagGATTTTGCTCTTAAGGAGATCCAAAACTACGGAAAGAAACCATGTAACAGCACCATGGATGTAAAGTTAACACATTGATTGGGTGTTCTCTTGAAAACCTTTTAAACGGCTTCATTTAGATTTTGAGTATATTTATCTGAGCTGTGTAGCTCACCTTGTTAATAAAccaatgaaacattttaataaactTGGATTACAGGGGATACAAATTGCTTGTATGCACATCTGTACATATGTAGACATTGGTTTTATTAGTAAACCGTTATCTTAGTGCACTATTTTGAATTGGTGATAGATAGCGATAATTAAgaatttaatctttctttttttattagtttCAATTTCTGACtaaaaaagttttaatgaaaaaacacaaaatatatgtatttgctttctaaaacttgtaatttcttttcaaatacaaTGTCATCTTTTTTCTAGGAAATACTGGAAATCATTCCCAATAgcattttagaaaggaagaaggaatttCAGTGTCCCGATATATCACTGATTAACTTTATTGTATGAATACTGAAGACATAAAAAATACGCATCTTTTTTAAAGAACTATTTTACACATGACaagtaaacatttatttatttattctttatttataaattaacaGGCATTGCGTCCACATTTTTAATTTGAGATGGAATCAGATTGGTCATTCACTTGGTGATAATACATGTTTATCATCTTGTTTCCCACACGAAATTGGTTAGTCTGCCCAAACCTATGTTCAGGCAGTCAGTTATCTAAGTTTATAATCAAGTGCCTTTTTTAAATGGGAttgaaaaaaagagcagatacTTTCTGAGGATGTACATTTTCACTAAAAAGTTGATCTCTCTTACTCAGTAGAAAATAGAGTAAAAATGGACCAGGTGCCCTCTTGATATAGATTCACTATAACTTCATTCAAGTTAATGACATTTATGCCAACTGAAAATGTACCCTCATAAAAATTAATTCGTCTGGTAAGTACTTATTTCAACTATTTTACATTCACCAAGTTCACTGCCATAttcctatttatttcagtgtaagTAAGTGGAGTATTCAATCCGTTGGATTAAATTGTCCAAATCTTACTGAGGCAAAGCAGTGAAGTCAAGAGAATTTTACCTGCaggaattaaaaatacagatttagcttttttttcccttctctggcaTATAATACCATAACATAGTGACCTATTCAACCTGGGATAGTGTAAACATTAACATCCAAAGTCTGGCACAGCTCAGACTTTAAATAGTTATCTGGTAATGAAAGACAAATTTGGTTGTTCATGGTTACTTCTTCTTGCAGTGGTTTCTGTACCAGCCCCATGCCTTACAGGGTTCCCTGTACAACAGAGAAGAATTTCCTGACATTTACGTCTGAAATGAGCAACATTATACAAAATTGGATTGACAGCAGAGTTGGCAAAAGTGAATAACACTATCCAGAAGAAAACTGATggcaaaatatttaaatcttgttTGTAGTTCTggactaaaattaaaaaaataattattacaatTGGGCTCCACATGATGAAGAAAGAGATCATCAACACAAAGAGGGCTCGGAACAGTTTGTAGTCTTGCTGGGAAACGCGAATCTGATGATTTTTTGAGTAGGCCAAACCAGCATTTAAACTCCTTCTTGATGCTTTTGTAATCTgcagtaaaagagaagaaagtaacTTTCATTGAAACCTAGAAGAATTATTAACACATTTTTACAAGTGCAAAAGTAAATCTTGGCACATGATGTTTCTGTTTTGAGAAGTGACTACAAAAAAGGCACTGCAGAAttccatttttactttttatcagTGGTTCCATTTCAAACATTctcacttcagatttttttttcctctcagctgtGAACTCACCTCAGTATTAGTCAAGCTGCTTGTTCTCCTCATGGCTCTCCACCAGCCATAAATACTTCCCAGCATAAAACAGAGCCTCATGAAGTCCCCTTAACTTCAAATTATGACCTCATTTGTTCTATCTAAATAAACCCattgatttttttcacaaatgCAAACTGGAACATAGTTAACAATCCTGTTGATGCACAAGAAAGAACACAATCCAATTCTCTTACGGCCACGCTGATATTATAAGGTAGGTATTAGAAGGAGCATGAATTTATTACAGTAACTGAATCATGATATGTTTTAAATTTGAATGGGATTTTATGTTCAATTTTATGTAAACTTTTAGTTTTTCAGTCAGTAATCAGAATTGCTTTCTATGAACTAACATGAAATCTTACAGATCCTTTTGTCACTATGAAAATCTGTGTCTTGTAAAAGCACTGTCTGATGTAACAAACCAGACTATGGGTAGTTTGGGAATCTAGTATTCATTGGTGTGAATCATCTGTCATTAGGTAGAATATTGAATCCCAATGGCTTGTAGAAAACTCTAAATCTCATGCTCTACATCCCTGTCTTCACTGAAATTGGCATAGCACAATGTCTGTTACGTTCACATATctgatgcaaataaaataaaattgaaatatttagcAAACAAACATTTAGGCTAAATAACTGAGATGCCATTTTACCCCCTGCATGGGTAAAGAAAGGGTATTTTCAAAAGCCTGTATCAATTTGGTGTCTGAGTAGTAAAGTCAAAAGGTGCAATACTCTTCCTGCCACTTTTATGTGTGACATTTCCCTTTAGCAGCAACTAAAGGAAGGATAACACTAATACTAGTAATACTTAATAGCTTCCTGGTTCAGGTAAGGATAAAAATGGTTATATATATATTGAGTAATTTGTCattctttctgcagttttctgaatTTGTCAAAGAGATAGATGGCCTAGAATAAATATTTGTTAAGAACCTAGACATCTATCAAAGATTGCAACAGAATGCAGGTGTATAAATCAAAACCCATGATCCAAAAATCGGCTTCTCATCAGCTGCTGAGCCTGAGAAGGGAACAGTCTCACTAGTTGCCTCCCTGATTTAAGAGGGGCAGAGAATTCTGATGTTTTGAACATGTAAAACTATTCCAGCCTGATGGTCTTCTGCTGTTCCCATTTGGAATCCAGAAACTAGGCTAACTCCTCCAAACAATCCGATCCAAGAGTTGTTCTCAGAGAGCACCTAACCTGTCTTAGGAAGAATGAAGGTTTCATAAAATACAAAGGACTAATATCCACTTCTACTATAAAAGTGGGAAAACCGAATTCTGTACCCTCCTCAGCCTCCACTGTTCAAAACGGCTACAGAATGCCCTCATCAGATACCTTTGTGTCTGTCCCATATCAGTATCCTCCATCTTTCCTGCTGGAGCTGCAAAGCCTAGAACTAAGAATGCAAGAATCACCAGGACTGCAGTAAATAAGACACAACTGCATCTTAAGAAAATGCTCAAATGAAATGCGGCGGCAGTGATATGTTTTGGATCCCTTTTTGGTCTGCCTAGTATAAAGAATCTAGATACCTCTAGTGGGCATCTGGACCACAGTCTGAGAACCAGGAACTCAGAAGTCATGTACATACAAGTACGTAACTTCCAGAACATGAACGTCTCTACTAGTTCTAGCCTCTCATCCAAGTCTTGCCTGAGAGGGGGAACAATGCAAAACCAAATAACTTAATTACAAATCATGGCTTCTAATCTGTCATCTTTGCCAGGGTTCTGGGAAGCGTTAAGTAAAAATAATACTCAGTTTCAGATTAAATTATGAAGTATACATTTGTAGAGTATATTTGTTAACAAATTTGAGGTCTTATAGCTGTAGTGAATCATCACCATCATAGATGCTGTGTCATTTGAATACATGAATGCTTTGAACTGCTTCCAGTAATGCTGAGCATTGTACTCTGTGTGCACTGGCATCGTGGAGCGCTCTCACAAAGTGAGAGTGAATCTGCTCTTGGGAATGACTGAGGGATTAAGACATTCTCCAGCCGAGTTCTGGTTGCTTCCTGGGGAGCTGTCTGAGAGAGAAGATTCAATTATAACAGATGGGATCCTGCTATGGGCCTTGTTCCTTTTTCAGTTCAGGAGAAATGGTAACACGTCTTAGCATCTGTGTTATCAAGTTGGAAAAGAAACGTGAGCATGGCAGCATGGGGCTGTCTTGTAATCCAGTATTCCAAACACTTTTTTGGGCTTCTAGCTCCCTACGTGCCATTGTGTTTTCTAAATTTACCTGTTGTAATCTGGAGTCTGCAAGGACAAGAGGAACACCATTCCTGTCCTGGTCTCTGACCAAGGACTGTGGCATTCCTTGGCCTGCAGTTTTTTGCAGTTCTTTCAAAGGGCTCAGACTCCCCACTCAGTTACTGTATGCTCTTTGCCTACAGCAAATGTGAGGTTGCAAAAGGCAAATGCTTTACTTCACTAGAAGAGGTTTACCTAAGGCATTTACCTCAAGATTCTAATGAGCTTATAGAGTGCACAGAAACTAAGAGCTGATGATTTTGACTGTGAGTTTAAGCCTAATCAATAGCCAAGTACATGTAGAGCCCAGATTCTAGGTCCTAGGTTCATGGAAACATCTACATGCAGCTCTGGTGCATGCACCCACAACCCCTTGGTGCTCAGCATTTCATCAGTTAATTCCCTGCTCAATAATCTGTGTATTTTGAAGTTCCTTTCTAAAACCTATAATTTTCCTTATACATAATATGAGAAGTCTAATTACCTAATACAGAGATCAAGAATTTTTGGGGGGCAGTTGCTAAAAACTAGGCATTGCAGTACCTGGTTTGAAGATTTCTAGCTCTTTCTCACTCTGtttttggaagaggaaggggTATGAAATCAGGTAAATTTAGGTAACTAATATCATGTTTGCTAGAATGTAGATTAAAACTCTGTGGTGCCTGGTGTCTTGGCCTGTATTTCAGCAGTTGAACAACATCCACTCataaagaaaatggaagcagaGTGTTTAATTTACAGTTTTTGTTTGCAAAGTTTGAAATTGTGGAGGAATAAGTGTAATCTAATGAGATCTGTGTActaaaaatacatgcagaaaacCAGTAGATCTAAAAGGGAGTGAATTTTTTCTAGTCCTGCCTCTGCTTTCTTACAAATCCCTTGTGACTCTGGAGTTTAGGCTCAAGGAAAGCAAAATGTAGCGTTTAGCTATTTCAAATGCTTGACTTTTAGCATTTAGGAGACTGACTGTCTTTCAATGAGAAGTGTATTAAATACTATATATAAATGAAGACAAACTTTGTGTTGGGCTTTTGGTAATGTGCTGTTAAAGCATGTTCTTAGTTGAAAAGTATAGGCTGTTATGTAGAGGTTGAAGTGCCTCATTTTATATCACATACTTACCATTTACTGTGCAAATGATGTCTATTCCCTTTAGGTGTATTTGTATTCAATGACAACATGTTGATGCCTAGTGAGTTACTGTTTACTTCCCTTTGTTTTGCaacaaaatttaaaggaaaaacatacCTGTAAGATTTTAGAATAACTGATGACAATGACTAATCCTGGTACTAGAAAGAAAACAATGGCAAAGGTCACATCCCAAACTATTTCTCCTGCAAAGCTGGGCCAAACCAAGGTGCAAATCTGAATCTCCTGTTTacaaagaataaagaagaaatttaacattGTACAGTTATTTTTACTACACAGTTGTCCTTATCTCCCTCTATGCTTATGGAGAAAATGGCTGCAGACTAAAACAAGCCTGTGAAAACTTTCTACTCAAACAGAGCAGTCAATTAATGTATTGCTTAATGGTTTTAAAAGCCCATACAATTACAAATAGATGTGTTGTCCACAATCTAAATATTGCCGTAAATTTCATATCAAATGCTAACGGCAACTTTAAAACTGAAAGTTATAGACCTTAAACTTAATCATGTATTTAAGTGTCATGTTGGGTGTACTTTTGTATGCATTTCAAACCACTAGGCAGAAAAA
Above is a genomic segment from Calonectris borealis chromosome 7, bCalBor7.hap1.2, whole genome shotgun sequence containing:
- the RBP4 gene encoding retinol-binding protein 4, with amino-acid sequence MAQTGRALPWLLLLALALLGSSMAERDCRVSSFKVKENFDKTRYSGTWYAMAKKDPEGLFLQDNVVAQFTIDENGQMSATAKGRVRLFNNWDVCADMIGSFTDTEDPAKFKMKYWGVASFLQKGNDDHWVVDTDYDTYALHYSCRQLNEDGTCADSYSFVFSRDRKGLPPEAQKIVRQRQIDLCLDRKYRVIVHNGFCS
- the FFAR4 gene encoding free fatty acid receptor 4, which codes for MLESGGVPGGNRTYFPFFSDFRGHNVTALRIGESSALASIFLLALGGNVWGICLLVRQQHRLRAANCLVLNLFCADLLFITAIPFIAVVRWTESWVLGDVVCHMLFYVVSLSGTVVILSLSAVSLERVVSIARLRHAAFRRRKALAAALLLIWGFAALATLPLCCFFTVVRPPAAAGEEIQICTLVWPSFAGEIVWDVTFAIVFFLVPGLVIVISYSKILQITKASRRSLNAGLAYSKNHQIRVSQQDYKLFRALFVLMISFFIMWSPIVIIIFLILVQNYKQDLNILPSVFFWIVLFTFANSAVNPILYNVAHFRRKCQEILLCCTGNPVRHGAGTETTARRSNHEQPNLSFITR